DNA from Coleofasciculaceae cyanobacterium:
TCCAAATCCACGGAGTACACAACCATATTCTTTACTAAACTATTTTTACACCCCAAAAATTGACGTTAGTGTAAAGTATCTTTGATTTCTAATTGTTAAAAAAAACAACCGTTTTTTTTAACAATTCGGATATATGCGATCGCTCTTGTCGAAAATTGGCGATCTCTATTGTTGTTTAGCTAAACCTCCAGAAGATTTTTTGACCAAAGAGCGTAAGATAGATGAAAGAGAAGAATAGTTATCTTTCATCATGTACAGAGATGGTCATATAATAAGGCGTACAGCGATTTATCCAAGTTCGGATAGCATTCCCCCACTTACCCCCCAGATGGAGTTAAAACTTATTCAAATGTGGCTGCATGGCAAGTCAGGAGCTAGTCGCGGAATTGGGGCAGCAATTGCCAAAAAAATGGCAGAATTGGGAGCAAACGTGACATTTACTTACTCTAAATCTCAAGAACAAGCTTAGGCTATGGTTAAAGAGATTGAAACTAAAGGTGTTAAAGGATTAGCGATTCAGGCTGATGTTATGGAAGCCGAAGTAATTTTAGCAATTCAAAAAGCTATATCGACGTTGGGAGCGATCGATATTTTAGTTAATAATGCAGGAATTTTTGAGCTTAAATCAATTACTGAAAGTAGCTTAGCAGATTACGAACGAACTGAAAAAGTTAATATCAAAGCCGTTTTTGCTGCCACTATGGAAGCCGGTCAAATCTATGCTAGCAGAAGGGCGTATTATTACTATTGGCAGTGTAAACACGGATTTTATAACTTTTCCTGGTGGTTCACTTTATGCAATGAGTAAAGCTGCCGTACAAATGATGACCAAAAGTTGGGCGCGAGATTTGGGCGATCGCTTATTAAGAAGATAAATAATGAGAAAGCCCCGGTTAAAAATATATTAAGGGTTTTGAAGAATAAAAGTTAAAAATAATTAAAAGTAGTTTGAAATAACTGGTTAAAATAGTAGCATTTTTGTAAAAGCTATAATTCTTAGCTCAATCATAATCGGTCTTCTTTCAGAAATAGTTTCTAAACCATACTTACAGAATATTACATTTACCTCGGCGCAATGCCTATAAAGAGGAAAATATGAAAACTCCCACTCAAATCATTACAACAAACACTGATGAAGATGGAGATGGCATCATCGATTCTCGTTCTTCAAACACAAACACTTACGATCAAAGGGGTAATCTACTAACTGGTATTTCTGAAAATGATTACAATGCAGATGGCATCATCGAGTATCGTTTTTCAAGCACGAACACCTACGATCAAAAGGGTAATCTACTAACTAATGTTTCTGAAGATGATGACGATGGAGATGACAGCATTGATTATCGTGCTTCAAGCACGAACACTTACGATCAAAAGGGTAATCTACTAACTAGTGTTTCTGAAAATGATTACAATGCAGATGGCATCATCGAGTATCGTTTTTCAAGCACGAACACCTACGATAAAAAGGGTAATCTACTAACTAGTGTTTCTGAAAATGATGACGATGCAGATGGCAGCATCGAGTATCGTTCTTCAGGCACGTATACCTACGATCAAAAGGGTAATCAACTAACTGGCGTTGTTGAAAATGATGACAATGCAGATGGCATCATCGATTCTCGTGATTCAAGCACGAACACCTACGATCAAAAGGGTAATCTACTAACTAGTGTTTTTGAAACTGATGACAATGCAGATGGCATCATCGATTCTCGTGATTCAAGCACGAACACTTACGATCAAAAGGGTAATCAACTAACTTACGTTTATGAAAATGATAATGATGGAGATGGGAGCATTGATTATCGTTCTTCAAGCACGAACACTTACGATCAAAAGGGTAATCAACTAACTAGTGTTTTTGAATATGATTACGATGGAGATGGCATCATCGATTCTCGTGATTCAAACACGTATACCTACGATCAAAGGGGTAATCTACTAACTGATGTTTTTGAAAATGATAGCGATGGAGATGGCAACATCGAGTATCGTTCTTCAGGCACGTATACCTACGATCAAAAAGGTAATCAACTAACTGGCGTTATTGAATATGATTACGATGGAGATGGCATCATCGATTCTCGTTTTTCAAACACGTATACCTACGACAAAAGGGGTAATCTACTAACTGATGTTTATGAAAATGATAACGATGGAGATGGCATCATCGATTATCGTTCTTCAGGCACGTATACCTACGATCAAAAGGGTAATCCACTAACTGGGGTTTTTGAATATGATAACGATGGAGATGGCACAATCGATTACCGTCAGGAAACACTCTATGAATATTTGAATGGAAGTGAATATTTAATCGGAGTTTCCACCCCTGAACTTGAAGTTTTTGCCGATAATTCGATTGATTCTCAAGTTAATCCATTAAGTGAACACTTTGATCTACCTTTGACAGTTGCTGAGTTTTGAGAAATAGTCAGGGTTAGAGCGATCGCATTTTAAATTGTCTCAAGAATAGCTGGTACAAAGTTTTTGAAGACATGGATATAGATCCGCCTAAATAGGAAACTTCTAATCAAGGAGGTTATGACTTGGGAACGGGTAATAAACCTCTAAATGGAGACTATGACATTGATGAAGGAATAATCATTAAAATCTCTAAAGACGATTATCCCGATTCAGTCAAAGTAAAAAAATGGGTCTATGATGCCTTATACGGGCATACCAAAAGCGTGGAAATTAGAAGGCTTTGTGTTATTGTTTTCTACCAACAAGACGAAGAACCTCTTTATCATGTCGATTTAGCAGTCTATTGTGAATCAGACGATAAAATTTATTTAGCTAAGGAAAAACTTAACTCTAGCGAAGAGAACAAAATTTAGGAAGAAGCAGACCCACACGGGTTAAGTAAACTTATCAAGGAACACTATAGCGATCGCGATGACGATAAACAATTTCGTCGCATTATTCGCTATCTCAAAAGATGGAAAGATGTTCAATTTTCCCAAGATGGCAATGCTGCACCTATTGGAATTGGAATTACTATAGCTGCATATTACTGATTTAAGCCTGAGAAAACAGTAATTGATGTATTTGCAAACACTTAGAAATATAATGACCTAGAAGCTCTCAGTCAGTTTGTTCGGAAAATAATTAACAACTTTACTACTGTTTGGCAGGATGAAGAGTCTCTCGAACGTTTGAAGGTTATTTTGCCTGTAGTTCCAGAATGCGATCTTTTCAGCAAGATGAGTAATAGTCAGATGACAAACTTCAAGAATAAGCGGGAAAGTTTACAAAAAGCTTTTAAAAAAGCCGATCCGACAGAAGCTTGCAAACTACTTCAGAAACAATTTGGTGATGATTTTCCCGTCCCAAAAAAGAAAGATACCGCCCAAAAACGCTCTAAAGCGATTGTTTCTTCTAGTGCTTCAGCTTGAATGTTAGAAATTTCCGAACGAGTATCAATTCTTCACGACTTAATACAGAATGGTTGTCTTCAACAGGCTCGTATTCTTTCAGACGATGAATTAAAAAATATAGCAAATCGAGGAGTAGTAGCTGGTGTAGAAGGAGAAATTGAAATAAACGGGGAAGAAATTTCTTTGTGGGTTGGAATTAGGGAAAACTTTCCCCTTACCCTACCAATAATTTTTCTACAACCAGCAAATGTCTTAGGAAAGATTCCTCATCTCGAAGAAGATGGTTATCTTTGCTATCTAGATTCTGAAGGTTTATTTCTCGATTCTAGCAACCCTGTCGGAATCCTCGTTGAAGCAGTTGAGCAGGCAATTGAATTATTAGAAAAGAGCGTAAGTGGCGAAAACAAATGGGATTTCATGGACGAGTTTCATGCCTATTGGCTACAGCTGGGTTCTAAAACTAAGTTTCTTGCTGCTTATTTACCCGTAGACATTACCTTGCGTAAGATATACGCATATCAAGATGGCGATCGCTATGTTTTGGTAGCAAACAAAATAGATAGCGCGTGTGCTTATTTTAACCATCGAAATAAGAAAATCGATTCTTATATGCGCCATACTGGACTATATATTCCACTAGAAGTAGGAACTTTTCTAACTCCACCAACCCCTGATAAACTTTGGACTCTCAGCGATTTACAGGAAATAATTCGCAAAAATGTGTCAGCAGATAATCAAGAAAAACTGCGAGAGTATCGAGTTAGAAAAAATAGATCGGAAGAATTGGTAATTATGGGAATTCCCCGTCCCCAAGACGGAATGACACTTATCGGTCTAGTTTTTTCTGATGTAGGCGAGGAACATCCTTTAATCGCTGGTAATTCTACAAAAGTTCCTACACCTATAAATGCCCAAAGATACGATCTTGATTATTTACTTCCTCGTGGCGATGCTAATCGAGATCTTAATGAAATTAAGGCTTTGGTTGTAGGATGTGGTGTTGTTGGGGGAAATATTTTAACATCACTGGTACAAGCTGGTATTAGACATTTAACTCTCATCGATCCAGATATTTTGAAACCTGAAAATATCTATCGCCACCCTATGGGGAAATGCCAAGAAAACCAGTATAAAACTCTAGCTATCGGCATTGGTAGATTAGGGTATGATTTTTACTGAGTGTGATCGCAAATTAAATAATTAACCATAGTTGAACATCAATGCAATGTCCTGAATGTAAATCTACTCACATAAACAAAAATGGAAATAAGAAGGGTAAGCAAAACTATATTTGTGTTGAATGCGGTCGGCAATTTCTAGACTGTTATCAAACATCCAGAGGTTACTCTGACCAATTTAAGCGAGAGTGTTTAACAATGTATGTTAACGGTATGGGTTTAAGAGAGCCCGTGCATGATTCCCGTGCATGGTATATCCGTAGGTGTATCCGTTCAGGGACACCTTCGGACGATGCCCTAAAGGACTAGCTTCGCGACGCGAAGCTAGTCCTTTAGGATACCGCTCCGAGACCGAAGGGAATCCTTTAGGGCATATGCTTTAGTATATGCTTCGCGTCACAATAGGAAGAGTGAAGAAAGTGAGCCATGTTGCAGTCATGAGTTGGGTCAAACAAGTTGGAGAATTATTACAGTCACGCTTATGAGCCTGAAGTAATTCCTCAAGTGGGAGAGCTAGACGAATTAGAGACGTTTGTGGGTTCAAAAAAAATAAACTCTGGCTTTGGACAGGGCGCGAATGCGCCCAGTGCCTTGCTTGGCAAGGTCAGATGCGTAAGCATCGCGTAGATCATTTTAAACCAGGTATTTTAAGCTGGGTTGTAGGAGATCATAGTGCAGAAACATTTGAGCCACTATGGGACATCGTTAACAAGTGGAAATGCTATTTTTATATCACCGATGGCTGGAAAGTCTACCCAAGTTTTATTCCTGATGGAGACCAAATCATCTGTAAAACTTACATGACGCTTGGTTGAGGGAGAAAATACTAGACTAAGACACTACCTTGCCCGATTGCACCGAAAGACGCTTTGTTACTCTAAATCTGAAACAATGCTGAAACATTCGATTCGACTACTCATTCACTATCTTAAATTTGGAGATGTCCCTGTTCCTTATATAGAAAATAATTTTTCTTCTTAGCGATCGCTTTGCGCTCTTTTTAGACCTTCATTTACCAACGCCAGAATATTGTATGCTGTTCATGATTATTGAGCGATTCCAAGACAATGATATGCTGCCAATTTATCAGCGTGTTCGCGACGAAGGAAGAATGTTTCCCGAAGGTCTTGAATATGTTGATAGCTGGGTTGAACCAAACTTCAGTAGGTGTTTTCAGCTTATGAAATGTAATGACCTACGTTTGCTTCAGGAATGGATTTTAAAGTGGCGTGGTTCGGGAGCAAATGATTGAGATTGTCCCAGTAGTCAGCAGCCAAGAAACCAAAGAAGTTATCGAACCACTGCTCGATCAATTGTAATTCACTTCGGATAGTCCAAGTAATAATGCGATCACTCTTTCTGGAAATCATACCCTAATTTACCAACGCCTCAATAGTTCTTCTGTCTTTGCATTGGGGTCTAATCTAAAGTCCAAACATTTATTAGTTTCCACATTCGAAAAATGAACTGCACAGATTAAGTAGGGATTATGAACAGAAAGGGAACAGCGATGCCTTTATGCGAAGCGGTATGCCACGGCACTAGCTTCGCGTCGCAAATCATGCACGGGCAATCGCAATCTGAAATTTTAGGAATAGCAAAAACTATTAATAACCGATAACAACTCTAACCGTCTCCAGTCCCATGTTAAGAAATTAATTTGTTGTCTCGTACATTTTCTGCGGTTGATGGAGCGAACCATCCCAGAAGACTATTTCGTACTGATAACAGAGATCTCTAACGTAGTAAACCACCAAGACAGCACCGTTAATACTGGTCAAATGTTCGAGCTTCATAGTTTTATTTAAGGTTGGATAAATCTAACCGAATCATACTATTAGTATAGTTTTTTCCACCAATTCAACTAATTACTTTCCGTGTACAAAGCACTGCCAAATATGGGATGTAAGCCACACTTCTGGATTTTTTTTGAATTGGCGATCGCTTCGCGTCGCACCCGAATGGTGTTCACGATTGTAAGGACTATGCCATGAACTACGTCGAACTGCACCGTAAACATGGCTTGGAGGTCAAGATGTCCTAAAGCATACCGCTTCGCATATGTAGTGCTTTTTGCTACGATACGCCAGAGAATAGAACAGCCCGTTTGAAGTTGGAGAGTGAGTTGATTAACAGATGGCAGTCACCGTTTAATAAGGAAAATTGGAATAAGTACGCTAAGCCGTTTGGTTAGATTTAGAACAAGGCGATCGCTTTAATCGATAAACAACACCGTGATACTTTCTGACACTCAATTCTATTTGATTTTAGGTGTGAATGCAGCTTCTATAATAGATGCAAAAATTTTAGTTACGTGTAAAAAAAAATCAGACCATGTATAGATTGTTACTTCATTAATTCAAAATCACTATATATCTATTTAGTATTTTTGTTCTTAATTAATGTGGCAGCTAAAGTACGGAGTCAAACCCGAAGGCGAACTGATAACTATTGAAGAGGTAACTTCGGGAAAAACTAATCTTGTCTGTCCCTTCTGCGATCGCGATTTGGTGGCAAAAAAAGGTAAGATAAAGCAACATCACTTCACTCATACGGGAGAAACTTGTCTAAGAGTCAAGAAAAGGCAAGCTTCCATCGCTGCCACTGTATGATAATTTTCATCTTCAGCTATCAGCCCAACACTTTCAACTATTAAAAGATTTATGGCGCGAATACGGACATACCGATTATCCCATTATTACCGTTCCCTTTGAATTACAGTTGAAAAAACTCTTTAACCCAACACCACAGGGATATTACTTTACCAATTTGGGTAAGATTCCCGTCGGTGGACTATCTCTATCAAGGTTCAATCAAATACAAGAAGCGCTAATGCTTTCCGAGCTAGCCAGAATGACTAATGCGGTAGAAATTGCCAGAGGGATTAGTTCGACCTTGTTAGAAGAAAAATTAGCCTATTTAAAGTTTTATCGCCAACAACTACACCGAATATTGCAGTTTACTCTCTATTTTCTTCAGATAAAGTGCGATGGTAAAACTTTGCACAACATAGGCGTGACCAGTAGACGGATGTGCGATCGCCTCCCAGAGATCGAGAGAGATTTAAAACAACACTATTCAGACATAAGTATTGATGTACTAGTTACTTGGCAGCATAGAGGTAATGTTGAACTTTACTTCAAACATCGCTATAAGGAGAAGAACTATCGCATCGGCAAACTGACTGAATACTATAAGTTTGATGTCACACTAGTTTTAGAAGATTTGTGTTCGATGCAGCCGAAAGTTTTAGAA
Protein-coding regions in this window:
- a CDS encoding E2/UBC family protein, yielding MLEISERVSILHDLIQNGCLQQARILSDDELKNIANRGVVAGVEGEIEINGEEISLWVGIRENFPLTLPIIFLQPANVLGKIPHLEEDGYLCYLDSEGLFLDSSNPVGILVEAVEQAIELLEKSVSGENKWDFMDEFHAYWLQLGSKTKFLAAYLPVDITLRKIYAYQDGDRYVLVANKIDSACAYFNHRNKKIDSYMRHTGLYIPLEVGTFLTPPTPDKLWTLSDLQEIIRKNVSADNQEKLREYRVRKNRSEELVIMGIPRPQDGMTLIGLVFSDVGEEHPLIAGNSTKVPTPINAQRYDLDYLLPRGDANRDLNEIKALVVGCGVVGGNILTSLVQAGIRHLTLIDPDILKPENIYRHPMGKCQENQYKTLAIGIGRLGYDFY
- a CDS encoding competence protein CoiA family protein — translated: MWQLKYGVKPEGELITIEEVTSGKTNLVCPFCDRDLVAKKGKIKQHHFTHTGETCLRVKKRQASIAATV
- a CDS encoding SDR family NAD(P)-dependent oxidoreductase, with the protein product MVKEIETKGVKGLAIQADVMEAEVILAIQKAISTLGAIDILVNNAGIFELKSITESSLADYERTEKVNIKAVFAATMEAGQIYASRRAYYYYWQCKHGFYNFSWWFTLCNE
- a CDS encoding DUF3303 family protein; protein product: MLFMIIERFQDNDMLPIYQRVRDEGRMFPEGLEYVDSWVEPNFSRCFQLMKCNDLRLLQEWILKWRGSGAND